In Leucoraja erinacea ecotype New England chromosome 15, Leri_hhj_1, whole genome shotgun sequence, the following proteins share a genomic window:
- the cdc25d gene encoding cell division cycle 25 homolog d: MPQSLEVYTAAPSIFYCIIPCPVLYIKDCKLAWVSKVHQSGGGCRTMSFSPDLPFSPVSSLSFCLNGLTCRESDTPKRRLKLSPDDGNPSPEDLLVATENKTPTGRSPISPCGLEPKRRHNSRTPTRPKAYKPMRLLDKIQMNAGGNLCRLGKENDHDCEQSRPPLSSSITHIGSKRGELEDGLQTPAQKKRKSRVLTNPEPESGRVYNFRRLFSSQKIEVEDIADAAEKQIICDPPQACLLPVEEGKHQDLKYIAAQTVAELLMKNFDHLIDEYVIVDCRYPYEYKGGHIKGALNLYTDEQLVNTFFPTPLWPGPARGRSVIIFHCEFSSQRAPRICRSLRRLDRNINVYPRLCFPELYLLKDGYKHFFQQFEILCEPRGYVQMHHKDHREELRAVRRKAGLSSGRCRRKQLLTGPNAH; this comes from the exons ATGCCGCAAAGCCTTGAGGTTTACACTGCAGCTCCGAGCATTTTTTATTGCATTATTCCATGCCCTGTCCTTTATATTAAAGACTGCAAACTCGCATGGGTTTCTAAGGTGCATCAGAGCGGCGGCGGGTGCAGGACGATGTCTTTCTCGCCAGACCTGCCTTTCTCCCCCGTTTCCAGCCTCTCCTTCTGCCTCAACGGACTGACGTGTCGAGAGAG CGACACCCCCAAACGCAGACTGAAGCTCTCTCCTGACGATGGAAACCCAAGCCCCGAGGACTTGCTCGTTGCTACAGAGAACAAAACTCCTACAG GTCGATCTCCCATCTCACCATGTGGATTGGAGCCAAAGAGAAGACACAACAG CCGGACTCCCACAAGACCAAAAGCTTATAAACCG ATGAGGCTTCTGGATAAAATACAGATGAACGCAGGAGGAAATTTATGTCGACTGGGAAAGGAAAAT GATCATGACTGTGAGCAATCAAGGCCTCCTCTCTCGTCGTCTATAACTCACATCGGCAGTAAACGAGGCGAACTGGAAGATGGACTTCAAACCCCAGCACAGAAAAAACGGAAAAGCAGAGTCCTCACAAACCCGGAGCCGGAGTCGGGACGG GTTTACAATTTCCGGCGTCTCTTCTCCTCCCAGAAGATTGAAGTTGAAGACATTGCAGACGCGGCTGAAAAACAAATCATCTGTGATCCCCCTCAG GCCTGTCTTCTGCCAGTGGAGGAGGGCAAGCATCAGGATCTAAAGTACATTGCTGCCCAAACG GTAGCTGAATTGCTGATGAAGAACTTTGATCACCTTATCGATGAGTACGTTATCGTGGATTGCCGTTACCCTTATGAATATAAGGGAGGACACATTAAG GGAGCGCTGAACCTGTACACGGACGAGCAACTGGTCAACACTTTCTTCCCGACTCCGCTGTGGCCCGGGCCGGCGAGGGGGCGTTCTGTCATCATCTTCCACTGCGAGTTCTCCTCCCAGCGAGCCCCCAGGAT CTGTCGGAGCCTAAGACGACTGGATCGGAATATAAACGTGTATCCCAGGCTCTGCTTTCCAGAGCTTTACCTTCTGAAGGACGGCTACAAGCATTTCTTCCAGCAATTTGAG ATACTCTGTGAGCCTCGGGGATACGTCCAGATGCACCACAAGGATCACCGGGAGGAGCTGCGCGCCGTGCggaggaaggcgggactgtcgtCCGGACGTTGCAGGCGGAAGCAGCTCCTCACGGGGCCAAACGCACACTGA